GCGTGAGGTTATTCTGTGCTCCAACTTCACCCAGCCTCTCGCCCGACCCGCCCAAGCAGTGGCGGGGGCTGAAGCGACAAGGCGCGTGGGCTTGTTCCAACATGCGGCCCGATGTAAACTGGTCAGCACTGGTCAGGGAGGCGCAATATGAAAGCACAGTTTGCAAAAACCGAGTGGCCGTTGCAGGATGCCAAAGCCCATTTCAGTGAACTGGTAGACGCCGCGCTCACACAGGGACCACAGGCGGTTACGCGGCACGGCAAGAATGCAGTAGTGGTGCTTTCACATCAGGATTTCGTTCGGCTGAGTCAGGCCAACACGACCCTGGCCGATGCGCTGAACGGTGCTCCCGCCGAGTTGAGCTTTGAGCGTGACCGAACGCCTATTCCCACAGTTCAACTCGACTGATGTACCTGCTCGACACCAACGTCGTCAGCGAACGTAGCAAGTT
The sequence above is drawn from the Deinococcus detaillensis genome and encodes:
- a CDS encoding type II toxin-antitoxin system Phd/YefM family antitoxin, encoding MKAQFAKTEWPLQDAKAHFSELVDAALTQGPQAVTRHGKNAVVVLSHQDFVRLSQANTTLADALNGAPAELSFERDRTPIPTVQLD